In the genome of Candidatus Nitrosotenuis sp. DW1, one region contains:
- a CDS encoding EB domain-containing protein → MRVSGVLCTIVLSLIVVSSSFSSNAFGQLVDGTIPPLSVKTELPLYDEGDSVVFSGIIKNPDVNNAIDITVRVLGPLINGTSNKIVTVDQIHPINGAFEGAFVVSGQLWKAAGDYKILVNYGPQKAETTFYYNGGSGSGIIDVPKPKPTTCPEGQTVVNGQCVTVTAPPPEKPTCGTGTVYDEVSKTCIVAPPVTCPPGQMMSGGQCIDQPPEEKPPVCGTGTHAENGICVPDKTGGEEKSGCLIATAAFGSELAPQVQLLREIRDNVLFSTSSGTSFMSGFNSLYYSFSPTVADWERENPMFKEVVKVTITPMLSTLSILNHVNIDSESEMLGYGIGIILLNIGMYFVAPAILIVKLNGLRKKKAL, encoded by the coding sequence ATGAGAGTATCTGGAGTACTTTGCACTATAGTATTATCATTAATTGTCGTTTCATCATCATTCTCAAGCAATGCGTTTGGCCAACTGGTTGACGGTACCATTCCTCCACTCTCAGTAAAAACTGAGCTCCCACTGTATGATGAGGGCGACTCTGTTGTTTTTAGCGGTATTATAAAAAACCCTGATGTAAACAATGCCATCGATATCACGGTTCGAGTTTTAGGTCCGCTGATAAACGGAACATCAAATAAAATTGTCACAGTTGACCAAATTCACCCAATTAACGGTGCCTTTGAAGGTGCCTTCGTAGTTTCAGGCCAATTATGGAAGGCCGCAGGAGATTACAAAATTCTAGTAAATTATGGCCCACAAAAGGCAGAGACAACATTCTACTATAACGGTGGTAGCGGTTCAGGAATAATTGACGTGCCAAAACCAAAGCCAACAACATGTCCCGAAGGGCAAACCGTAGTTAACGGACAATGTGTCACAGTAACGGCGCCACCACCAGAAAAACCGACATGTGGTACTGGAACTGTCTATGACGAAGTATCCAAGACATGCATAGTTGCACCACCAGTAACATGCCCACCAGGACAAATGATGTCCGGCGGCCAATGCATTGACCAGCCGCCAGAGGAAAAACCACCCGTATGTGGTACTGGAACCCATGCTGAAAACGGCATCTGTGTACCAGACAAAACTGGCGGTGAAGAAAAATCAGGCTGTCTTATCGCAACAGCGGCATTTGGATCAGAGCTTGCACCCCAAGTACAACTGCTAAGGGAAATCAGAGACAATGTATTGTTTAGCACTAGCTCCGGAACAAGCTTCATGAGCGGATTCAACTCTCTCTATTACTCGTTCAGTCCAACAGTGGCTGACTGGGAAAGAGAAAATCCAATGTTCAAGGAAGTAGTAAAGGTAACAATCACTCCGATGCTATCGACCCTGTCAATACTAAATCACGTAAACATCGACTCTGAGTCAGAAATGCTTGGATATGGAATTGGAATCATATTGCTAAACATTGGCATGTACTTTGTTGCACCTGCAATATTGATAGTAAAGCTTAATGGCCTAAGGAAGAAAAAGGCCCTTTAA
- a CDS encoding B12-binding domain-containing radical SAM protein yields the protein MTNYRGNFLYGFIACGPYELLPEWVFDKVFCPAVETDPKTGEAKVAQVGLRRVESALLQGYKRDEVFIANPDHLAKSIGPDTKVVGINVMDPLGMAPVTTTMSPEKLSYVAMKFKRMCADIIQLKKKYDFKVVVGGNGAWELAKTDRMKIHGIDTVVVGEADELALDLFKDLESGDAPELMHCFVKNIQNIPIIEGPTVNSLIEAMRGCGRGCDFCDVNKRSKKDLPLERLQHEAKINLKYGFDSIWLHSDEMLLYGCDSKDFQPNRDAITELWSGLKSLGANFVGTTHMTFSAVAADPELLRKMSEINNMQTSGRWLATNLGIETVAPRMVKKHLGVKTKPFSTDEWGWVVREGARVMNENQWFPAATLIIGWPDETPDETQYTIDLIEDFRKTNFRGLVAPLLYQDFSEKNSMHFGNLNEAQFTLFWRCWENNMRVINDIIPIILRNKTYGPPMKVLMYGMIKAGTWAIMRYLRGLCKDLFNGKLPEDIVDRYSRSRSVAAPTYTR from the coding sequence ATGACTAATTATCGTGGTAATTTCCTTTATGGCTTTATTGCATGTGGGCCATATGAGCTTCTCCCAGAATGGGTCTTTGACAAGGTATTCTGCCCTGCTGTGGAAACAGACCCGAAAACAGGCGAGGCAAAAGTGGCACAAGTAGGGCTTCGAAGAGTGGAAAGTGCACTGTTGCAGGGATACAAAAGAGACGAAGTGTTCATTGCAAACCCAGATCATCTTGCAAAATCAATTGGTCCAGACACCAAGGTGGTAGGAATTAACGTGATGGATCCGCTCGGAATGGCGCCAGTCACCACAACAATGTCGCCTGAAAAACTGTCCTATGTTGCGATGAAATTCAAACGAATGTGCGCAGACATAATTCAGCTCAAAAAGAAATACGATTTCAAGGTAGTAGTCGGAGGAAACGGCGCATGGGAATTAGCAAAGACAGACAGGATGAAGATTCACGGAATTGATACGGTTGTAGTTGGCGAGGCAGACGAGTTGGCACTTGATTTGTTTAAGGACTTGGAAAGTGGTGATGCACCAGAGCTGATGCACTGCTTTGTAAAAAACATACAAAACATCCCAATTATTGAGGGACCAACAGTCAACTCTTTGATCGAGGCAATGAGGGGATGTGGAAGAGGTTGCGACTTTTGTGATGTAAACAAGCGTTCCAAAAAAGATCTCCCGCTGGAAAGACTGCAGCACGAGGCAAAAATTAATCTCAAATACGGATTTGATTCCATATGGTTACACTCTGACGAAATGCTACTTTATGGATGTGACAGCAAAGACTTTCAGCCAAACCGCGACGCAATCACGGAATTGTGGAGTGGCCTAAAATCACTTGGCGCAAACTTTGTTGGAACCACACATATGACATTTTCTGCAGTTGCAGCAGATCCTGAGCTTTTGCGCAAAATGTCAGAGATCAACAACATGCAGACAAGTGGAAGATGGCTTGCGACAAACCTCGGAATCGAGACAGTTGCGCCAAGAATGGTCAAAAAGCACTTGGGTGTAAAGACAAAACCGTTTTCAACTGACGAATGGGGCTGGGTCGTAAGAGAGGGGGCACGGGTAATGAATGAAAACCAGTGGTTCCCAGCAGCTACTCTGATAATTGGCTGGCCTGACGAAACCCCGGATGAAACCCAGTACACCATAGACTTGATTGAGGATTTCAGAAAAACCAACTTTAGAGGACTGGTTGCGCCGCTGCTGTACCAGGACTTTAGTGAAAAGAATTCGATGCACTTTGGAAACCTAAACGAGGCTCAGTTTACGCTCTTTTGGAGATGCTGGGAAAACAACATGCGCGTCATAAATGACATCATTCCAATAATTCTTAGAAACAAGACGTACGGCCCTCCAATGAAGGTGCTCATGTACGGCATGATCAAGGCCGGAACTTGGGCAATCATGCGTTATTTGCGCGGCCTCTGCAAGGATCTCTTCAATGGAAAACTCCCAGAAGACATAGTCGACAGGTACTCTAGAAGCAGATCAGTTGCAGCCCCAACGTACACCAGATAA
- a CDS encoding VIT1/CCC1 transporter family protein: MEDISEPRHSEPHLSESSGVRDFVFGFGDGINTSLGIAAGVGGADISSNLIILAAFVGMFTGAKAMAVQNYLAVKTHRELLKSEIAREEWEIENKPDVERKEIEDIYRTKGFSGKELEIVVNKITSDKKVWLDTMLTEELKLNIDVLGNPLKSAFRMFGAFLLGGILPIIPFFFGHGYTPLIVAVGMSLTASFLVGSLKSRLAKTSIIKGGLEMAGLGTGIALLGFGIGTELANLGIIDV; encoded by the coding sequence ATGGAAGACATATCTGAGCCGCGGCACAGCGAACCTCACCTGTCTGAGTCTAGCGGAGTGAGGGACTTTGTCTTTGGCTTTGGAGACGGGATAAACACCTCCCTTGGCATAGCTGCCGGAGTTGGCGGCGCAGACATTTCGTCAAATCTGATAATCCTTGCAGCATTTGTTGGCATGTTTACTGGCGCAAAGGCCATGGCGGTGCAGAACTATCTTGCAGTAAAAACGCATCGCGAATTACTAAAATCTGAAATTGCGCGTGAGGAATGGGAAATTGAAAACAAGCCTGATGTTGAGCGCAAGGAAATTGAGGACATTTACAGGACAAAGGGGTTTTCCGGAAAAGAACTAGAGATAGTTGTCAACAAAATAACGTCTGACAAAAAAGTTTGGCTTGATACAATGCTTACCGAGGAGCTAAAGCTAAACATCGATGTTTTGGGGAATCCGTTAAAGAGCGCATTTAGGATGTTTGGGGCGTTTCTACTTGGCGGTATCTTGCCGATTATTCCGTTTTTCTTCGGACATGGATACACGCCGCTAATAGTTGCAGTTGGGATGAGTCTGACTGCGTCGTTTTTGGTTGGCTCACTAAAGTCTAGGCTTGCCAAAACCAGCATTATAAAGGGCGGACTGGAAATGGCAGGACTTGGTACTGGAATTGCGTTATTGGGATTTGGCATTGGGACTGAACTTGCAAATCTTGGAATTATTGACGTCTAA
- the larB gene encoding nickel pincer cofactor biosynthesis protein LarB: MEIIDVLESLKDGKISVSKAKKLLSLYSIEKIEDFAQIDMGRRYRKGIPEVVFAERKQVDEIKKIIKRILEKSNSVLVSRITKQDYPKIVSFAKKNKIKIKQGKNTTALLLYKNILRPTGGKVGIITAGTSDIGVAEEARLTCEAMNCTCICSYDVGIAGLHRTFPIIKKFIEQDVDVIIVAAGMEGALASVVSSLVEVPVIGLPTSVGYGYGEKGVAALASMLQSCSLGLSVVNIDNGIGAGAVASNIANKVRNFRRQ, encoded by the coding sequence TTGGAAATAATTGATGTTTTAGAATCACTAAAGGACGGAAAAATCAGCGTTTCAAAAGCAAAAAAACTCCTATCACTTTACTCCATTGAAAAAATCGAGGATTTTGCCCAAATCGACATGGGGAGGAGATACCGCAAAGGCATACCAGAGGTAGTTTTTGCCGAAAGAAAGCAGGTTGACGAGATCAAAAAAATTATCAAAAGAATACTTGAAAAATCAAACTCGGTCCTAGTTTCAAGGATCACAAAGCAGGATTATCCCAAAATAGTAAGCTTTGCAAAAAAAAATAAGATCAAAATAAAACAGGGAAAGAACACGACTGCTTTGCTCTTGTACAAAAATATACTCAGGCCGACTGGCGGAAAAGTTGGAATAATTACTGCGGGAACGTCAGATATCGGTGTGGCCGAAGAGGCAAGGCTCACATGCGAGGCGATGAATTGCACGTGCATTTGCAGCTACGACGTAGGAATCGCAGGACTTCATAGGACATTTCCAATCATAAAGAAATTCATCGAGCAAGATGTAGATGTGATCATTGTTGCAGCCGGAATGGAGGGAGCACTTGCGTCTGTCGTGTCATCGCTTGTCGAAGTGCCAGTAATTGGATTGCCAACGTCTGTAGGATATGGGTATGGAGAAAAAGGAGTTGCGGCTCTTGCATCGATGCTTCAGAGCTGCTCACTTGGATTGTCAGTCGTGAACATAGACAATGGAATTGGTGCAGGAGCAGTCGCATCAAACATTGCAAACAAGGTAAGAAACTTTAGACGTCAATAA
- a CDS encoding malate dehydrogenase, translating into MITIIGSGKVGGDAALFCALKKIDNEILLLDVVKGLPQGEAMDLNHMLSEQGIDVNIRGSNDYSDMKDSKVVVVVAGSGRKPGMTRMDLLKINAGIVKDVVENIKKYASDSIIVPVTNPLDPIVHITYKTSGFDRSRIIGMGNMLDLSRFIQFIHEATGHSRDSIRALVIGEHGESMLPLPRFSTVSGIPLSSILPSEKLDQLVQDTRQVAAKVIELKGATVHAPGNAISAIVEAILKDRKRVIPVATPLDGEYGQSNVSIGVPAVIGRKGVEKIIELDLNQQEREWFNKGVDGVKTALAGI; encoded by the coding sequence ATGATTACAATTATCGGTTCTGGCAAAGTTGGCGGAGACGCAGCGTTGTTTTGCGCTCTCAAAAAGATAGACAATGAAATTTTACTGCTAGATGTTGTAAAGGGCTTGCCACAAGGCGAAGCGATGGACCTAAACCACATGTTATCAGAGCAGGGAATTGACGTAAACATCCGTGGCTCTAACGATTATTCAGACATGAAAGACTCCAAGGTGGTCGTGGTAGTCGCAGGCTCTGGAAGAAAGCCAGGCATGACGAGAATGGATCTTTTGAAAATTAATGCGGGAATAGTAAAAGACGTTGTTGAGAACATCAAAAAATATGCAAGTGATTCCATTATCGTTCCAGTTACAAATCCGCTTGACCCAATAGTTCACATCACATACAAGACGTCAGGATTTGACAGAAGCAGAATCATAGGCATGGGAAACATGCTTGACCTATCAAGATTCATCCAGTTCATCCACGAGGCAACTGGCCATTCCAGAGACTCGATACGTGCACTAGTAATCGGAGAACACGGCGAGAGCATGCTTCCACTTCCAAGATTCTCAACTGTTTCAGGAATTCCATTATCAAGCATACTTCCAAGTGAAAAACTAGACCAGCTAGTACAGGACACAAGGCAGGTTGCAGCAAAGGTAATTGAACTAAAGGGCGCAACTGTTCATGCCCCAGGAAACGCAATATCTGCAATAGTTGAGGCAATACTCAAAGACAGAAAAAGGGTAATTCCAGTTGCAACTCCACTTGACGGCGAATATGGACAGTCCAATGTTTCAATTGGAGTTCCGGCAGTAATCGGAAGAAAAGGTGTTGAAAAAATAATAGAGCTGGACCTGAACCAGCAAGAAAGGGAATGGTTCAACAAAGGAGTCGACGGCGTCAAAACCGCACTTGCGGGCATCTGA
- the larC gene encoding nickel pincer cofactor biosynthesis protein LarC has protein sequence MVLIIDPQIAGISGDMMLSSLVHLGANKSKIISGVSASQNFLQGSKIKKIDFKKVNKHGIQAMSLVLQIGEHSHERKGIEIQNCIKKTADKIGLSESAKTFAANSIATLIKAESKIHGVPTDSVHFHEASSIDTVIDIVGTAIALDDLNCFDEEIITTPVSVGSGTVTFSHGTVSNPAGAILEIFDKSKILISGSNVKDELTTPTGASILVNLADRCSEFYPMMNIKSIGYGAGQKNFDGFSNVLKIIRGESAKNTKLDSVTILETNVDDISGEVLAHVIDKIMANGAKDVSVIQTITKKGRPSHMISVICDSDSVSQLLNLLVSETGTLGVRIRTSDRFLVPRQIITMKVKINNKIFTLRCKVASTDSHKQFKVEYDDIKSISEKLALSFKQTEELIKAEVKKQLK, from the coding sequence ATGGTTTTGATAATAGATCCGCAAATAGCTGGCATCTCAGGTGACATGATGCTGTCTTCACTTGTACACTTGGGCGCAAACAAATCAAAAATCATCAGCGGAGTCAGTGCATCTCAAAACTTTCTACAAGGATCTAAAATCAAAAAAATTGACTTTAAAAAAGTAAACAAGCATGGAATTCAGGCAATGTCACTTGTCCTGCAAATAGGTGAGCATAGCCATGAAAGAAAAGGAATAGAAATTCAGAACTGCATCAAAAAAACTGCCGACAAAATAGGATTGTCCGAATCCGCTAAAACATTTGCGGCAAACAGCATTGCCACTTTGATAAAAGCAGAGTCAAAAATTCACGGCGTGCCAACGGACTCTGTCCACTTTCATGAGGCCTCTAGCATTGATACTGTAATTGACATTGTCGGAACTGCGATAGCGCTAGACGACTTGAACTGTTTTGATGAGGAGATAATCACAACGCCTGTCTCTGTGGGAAGCGGAACCGTTACGTTTTCACATGGGACAGTATCAAACCCTGCTGGCGCAATTTTAGAAATATTTGACAAATCAAAAATACTGATATCTGGAAGTAATGTAAAAGACGAACTAACCACGCCGACTGGGGCAAGCATTCTTGTAAATCTGGCAGACCGGTGCTCTGAGTTCTATCCGATGATGAATATCAAATCCATTGGATATGGCGCAGGACAAAAAAACTTTGATGGATTTTCCAACGTGCTAAAAATAATCCGCGGGGAATCTGCCAAAAATACCAAGTTGGATTCTGTTACCATTCTGGAAACAAACGTGGATGATATTTCTGGCGAGGTCTTGGCTCACGTAATAGACAAGATAATGGCAAACGGCGCAAAAGACGTTTCTGTCATTCAAACCATCACAAAAAAGGGGAGGCCAAGCCACATGATATCTGTAATCTGCGACTCTGATTCTGTCAGTCAGTTACTAAATTTGCTTGTGTCTGAGACTGGAACGCTCGGGGTAAGAATCCGAACGTCAGATAGATTCCTAGTTCCAAGGCAAATAATTACAATGAAGGTGAAAATAAACAATAAAATTTTCACGCTCAGATGCAAGGTAGCAAGCACTGACTCTCATAAGCAATTCAAAGTAGAATATGATGATATCAAGTCCATATCTGAAAAACTTGCACTCTCATTCAAGCAAACCGAAGAATTAATCAAAGCAGAAGTAAAAAAACAACTAAAATGA
- the larE gene encoding ATP-dependent sacrificial sulfur transferase LarE, which translates to MTKLDQLLHWFSDKKSVMVALSGGVDSALVAYAAYKALGDSALAVTADYKTLAQEELDSAMKICQEIGIRHIVISYNELQNEDFTKNDKNRCFYCRSELSEHLIDVAKKENIACIVDGTNTDDLGDYRPGITALRNNGVMSPLVETQFSKQEIRQTAKALGLSVYERPSNSCLASRIPWGQRVTAERLARIEVGEMFVKQTIGAKQVRVRDIDGVAKIEIGSDELYLFEKTNMADLFAKLKSIGFTSVILDSEGYRPGKINVIAD; encoded by the coding sequence ATGACAAAGCTCGATCAATTACTCCACTGGTTTTCTGACAAAAAAAGCGTAATGGTAGCGCTATCTGGCGGGGTGGACAGTGCGCTTGTTGCATATGCTGCGTACAAAGCCTTGGGTGATTCGGCACTTGCAGTTACGGCTGATTACAAAACTCTGGCGCAAGAAGAGCTGGATTCTGCAATGAAGATCTGCCAAGAAATAGGGATACGACACATTGTGATATCATACAACGAATTACAAAACGAGGATTTTACCAAAAACGACAAAAACAGGTGCTTTTACTGTAGGTCTGAACTCTCCGAACACCTCATAGATGTGGCAAAAAAAGAAAACATCGCATGTATAGTTGATGGTACAAACACTGATGATCTGGGAGACTATAGGCCGGGAATCACCGCTTTGCGGAATAATGGAGTCATGAGCCCTCTAGTTGAGACGCAATTCTCAAAACAAGAGATACGACAAACCGCAAAAGCACTTGGGCTATCCGTATATGAGAGGCCGTCAAATTCCTGCCTTGCATCACGCATCCCGTGGGGCCAGAGAGTTACTGCCGAAAGACTAGCTAGGATAGAAGTCGGCGAAATGTTTGTCAAACAAACAATTGGGGCAAAACAGGTTCGCGTTCGCGATATTGACGGTGTGGCAAAAATTGAGATTGGATCAGACGAACTATATCTCTTTGAAAAAACAAACATGGCTGATCTCTTTGCTAAACTAAAGTCAATTGGATTTACCTCCGTAATACTTGACTCCGAAGGATACCGACCAGGAAAAATTAACGTGATTGCCGATTGA
- a CDS encoding cysteine desulfurase family protein, protein MIYLDNAASTQVHEEVFQEMLPYFREQYGNPSSIHRYGRLASKAIETARKRIAELINAKPHEILLTSGGTESNNTALFGVMRQNKAKQLITSHIEHDAILEPCRRLEKEGFDVIYLPVNSYGLVDIENLNHSITKETALVSVMFANNEVGTIQPIQEIVQICKQHNVLFHTDAIQAVGKIPIDVKDLGVDMLSISSHKINGPKGIGALYIRDGTTLDPFILGGGQENGMRSGTENVANIVGFGKACILAKEHLGKNASHMKSLRDHLTSRIVSEISHVSVNGNVENKTPNNAHFTFLGVNGEDLIIKLDEYGVAASTGSACSVKTQKASHVLMAMGFSHEQITGSLRITVGLYNTMQEMDQTVDILKKTVQELRSVSPFKTKYGF, encoded by the coding sequence TTGATATATCTGGATAACGCTGCATCAACCCAGGTTCACGAAGAAGTGTTCCAAGAGATGTTGCCCTACTTTAGAGAACAGTATGGCAACCCGTCCTCAATTCACCGATATGGAAGACTTGCTTCAAAGGCAATCGAAACTGCAAGAAAAAGAATCGCAGAGCTGATAAACGCAAAACCGCATGAAATACTTCTGACCTCTGGCGGAACGGAATCAAACAACACTGCGCTATTTGGAGTGATGCGTCAAAACAAGGCAAAACAGCTCATAACTTCCCATATCGAGCACGATGCAATACTTGAACCGTGCAGGCGGCTTGAAAAGGAAGGCTTTGATGTGATTTACCTTCCGGTGAACAGTTACGGGCTGGTTGACATTGAAAATCTAAACCACTCAATCACAAAGGAAACCGCGCTTGTCAGTGTGATGTTTGCAAATAATGAGGTCGGCACAATCCAGCCAATACAAGAAATCGTCCAAATTTGCAAGCAGCACAACGTCTTGTTCCATACTGATGCAATTCAGGCAGTTGGGAAAATCCCAATTGACGTCAAAGATCTTGGTGTTGACATGCTCTCGATATCGTCTCACAAAATAAACGGCCCAAAGGGAATAGGAGCACTTTACATCAGAGACGGAACCACACTTGACCCATTCATCCTTGGCGGAGGGCAGGAAAACGGCATGCGCTCGGGAACTGAAAACGTGGCAAACATTGTGGGCTTTGGCAAGGCATGTATTTTGGCAAAAGAACACCTGGGAAAAAACGCATCCCACATGAAAAGCCTCAGAGATCATCTGACATCTAGAATAGTCAGTGAAATATCGCACGTATCAGTAAACGGCAATGTGGAAAACAAGACCCCAAACAATGCGCACTTTACTTTTCTTGGCGTAAACGGGGAAGATCTGATAATCAAATTGGACGAGTATGGAGTTGCGGCATCTACAGGCTCTGCATGCTCTGTCAAAACCCAAAAGGCGTCACACGTTTTAATGGCAATGGGATTTTCTCATGAGCAAATCACCGGCTCTCTTAGAATCACCGTTGGCCTGTACAACACCATGCAGGAAATGGACCAAACCGTAGATATCCTAAAAAAAACAGTTCAGGAGCTGCGAAGTGTATCTCCATTTAAGACAAAATACGGATTTTAA
- a CDS encoding PEFG-CTERM sorting domain-containing protein, giving the protein MMNYLHGLLLFSVLALVVVNIVPVHAQECKLCIAKEFYRQGDAIVISGKVDAVLEKTPIIIQIFYGTNIVNIAQVEVSQDGSYTHTVIADGIYWKSDGKYTVKATYGVSGNVYETSFDFQTSGTANTTTQIFEVKAGDSGTFDVPYTIRGGVVKDIIVDPQILGFIVTIQSDNDGSLTLDLGRKWIDAKTTTGDDDSFIIYIDGSEVQYQESADADSRVLTIQFLEGDSDIEIIGTQVIPEFGPIAVIVLVLAITLTVIISTKKTSLLRFS; this is encoded by the coding sequence ATGATGAACTATCTTCACGGATTATTGTTGTTTTCAGTTTTAGCGTTAGTTGTAGTCAACATAGTACCCGTGCATGCGCAGGAATGTAAGCTATGTATCGCAAAAGAATTCTACAGGCAGGGGGACGCAATCGTGATATCTGGTAAAGTCGATGCTGTCTTGGAAAAGACGCCCATAATCATCCAGATATTCTACGGCACAAACATAGTAAACATTGCCCAGGTCGAAGTGTCCCAGGATGGAAGTTATACCCACACGGTAATTGCAGACGGAATATACTGGAAGAGCGACGGCAAATACACAGTAAAGGCAACATACGGGGTAAGCGGAAATGTCTATGAGACAAGTTTTGATTTTCAGACAAGCGGCACAGCAAACACCACAACACAGATTTTTGAGGTAAAGGCAGGAGATTCTGGAACATTTGATGTCCCATACACAATACGCGGCGGAGTAGTAAAAGACATAATTGTTGATCCGCAAATACTCGGATTTATTGTGACAATACAGTCAGATAATGACGGATCTTTGACTTTGGACTTGGGAAGAAAATGGATTGACGCCAAGACAACTACCGGTGATGACGATTCATTCATAATTTACATTGACGGCTCTGAGGTACAATACCAGGAATCGGCAGACGCAGATTCCAGAGTACTTACTATACAGTTCTTGGAAGGAGACTCGGATATCGAAATTATTGGAACCCAAGTAATTCCGGAATTTGGTCCCATCGCAGTCATAGTTTTGGTACTTGCCATCACTTTGACAGTAATAATATCTACAAAGAAAACGTCCTTACTTCGTTTTAGTTAA
- a CDS encoding PEFG-CTERM sorting domain-containing protein, whose product MNSYALYVLIAIMAAAGTLAIVPTYASTFDEEACPDCGSMDIYERANLANQNDSPIRVMTENKVYDHNSEIHVHGYVANLRGDAPVTITVTGPQNNIVTVQQVEVSEDNSFEAILNTAGSLWKQNGMYTIRAQYGPQQINDKAVVEITGEVAQEVSACAADELVVKGGNQVYCVPFDITGAVVEKNSISSKTSSLTLMITTESDGSVSLQIPRNVLDARQHGMEGDDADFIVLVDGEEADFEEIDTTSDDRTLDITFPVGATQIEVIGTWAVPEFGTTAAIILAVAIIAIVAVSARTRLSILPRY is encoded by the coding sequence ATGAATAGTTATGCACTATACGTGCTAATTGCCATAATGGCTGCAGCAGGCACTTTAGCAATAGTACCAACTTATGCATCTACCTTCGACGAAGAAGCATGCCCAGATTGTGGCAGCATGGACATATACGAAAGAGCCAATCTGGCTAATCAAAATGACTCACCAATTAGAGTCATGACTGAAAACAAAGTATATGATCACAACTCCGAAATTCACGTACACGGATATGTTGCAAATCTTAGAGGCGATGCTCCAGTTACGATCACAGTGACTGGCCCACAAAACAACATTGTGACAGTTCAACAAGTAGAAGTATCTGAAGACAACAGCTTTGAAGCAATATTAAACACAGCAGGTAGTCTTTGGAAACAAAACGGTATGTATACCATCAGAGCTCAATATGGTCCACAACAGATCAATGATAAAGCCGTGGTAGAGATTACCGGTGAAGTAGCCCAAGAAGTATCAGCATGTGCCGCAGACGAGCTTGTAGTAAAAGGTGGAAACCAAGTATATTGTGTTCCTTTTGACATAACAGGAGCAGTAGTAGAAAAGAATTCCATCAGTTCTAAGACATCTTCGCTTACTTTGATGATCACAACAGAAAGTGATGGCTCAGTATCTTTGCAAATTCCAAGAAATGTACTTGACGCAAGACAGCACGGAATGGAAGGAGATGACGCCGATTTCATCGTACTAGTCGATGGTGAAGAAGCAGACTTTGAGGAAATAGACACCACTTCAGACGACAGAACATTAGATATAACCTTCCCAGTAGGTGCTACACAAATCGAAGTCATTGGTACCTGGGCAGTCCCAGAATTTGGCACTACAGCAGCAATAATTCTCGCAGTAGCAATTATAGCAATAGTTGCAGTCTCTGCAAGAACACGACTTAGCATCTTACCAAGATACTAA